A single window of Paroedura picta isolate Pp20150507F chromosome 8, Ppicta_v3.0, whole genome shotgun sequence DNA harbors:
- the C8H3orf33 gene encoding protein C3orf33 homolog isoform X1 — protein sequence MAGRRGSEPANYVARLSEWADAHLSLLRNVSTGMAITGVILLAKSVKMTTKFTNALEIPIEFIEKNVKLRGRLHQITEQGLEIEHVPIILPIISSLQRRWHTDGLLLVRLAGVELTPEGAMWLKKELKPSQMMWFQLLRRQEVTLDCRVVVSKGRFSSLCLNEEILRQGLGRAVPVEGLSHKSRIYWKLHKGLLQAELKAVKRNRGIWKEATFLEKLREHVNNNKYIQKLKQFATWLRIRP from the exons ATGGCGGGGCGGCGGGGCAGCGAGCCGGCGAATTACGTGGCGCGCCTCTCGGAATGGGCAGACGCGCACCTCAGCCTCCTCCGG AATGTCAGCACAGGGATGGCAATCACTGGAGTAATTTTGCTGGCAAAGAGTGTTAAGATG ACGACCAAATTCACAAACGCTCTGGAAATACCAATTGAATTTATAGAGAAGAATGTTAAGCTACGGGGACGATTACACCAGATAACTGAGCAAGGATTAGAAATTGAACATGTTCCCATTATCCTTCCGATAATTTCATCGCTGCAGAGGAGAT GGCATACAGATGGTTTACTGCTGGTCAGGCTTGCTGGTGTGGAGCTAACGCCAGAGGGTGCCATGTGGTTAAAGAAAGAGTTAAAGCCCTCCCAGATGATGTGGTTCCAACTTCTCAGAAGACAGGAGGTCACACTTGATTGCCGTGTGGTGGTCAGTAAG GGCAGGTTTTCAAGCCTCTGTCTGAATGAAGAAATCCTGAGACAAGGGCTTGGCAGAGCCGTTCCGGTTGAAGGACTCTCGCACAAATCCCGAATATACTGGAAGCTTCACAAGGGGCTACTCCAAGCCGAGCTGAAGGCGGTGAAGAGGAATAGGGGGATCTGGAAAGAAGCAACGTTCTTAGAGAAACTTAGAGAGCacgtaaataataataaatacatccaGAAGCTAAAACAGTTTGCAACCTGGCTAAGAATCCGCCCCTGA
- the C8H3orf33 gene encoding protein C3orf33 homolog isoform X2, translated as MAGRRGSEPANYVARLSEWADAHLSLLRTTKFTNALEIPIEFIEKNVKLRGRLHQITEQGLEIEHVPIILPIISSLQRRWHTDGLLLVRLAGVELTPEGAMWLKKELKPSQMMWFQLLRRQEVTLDCRVVVSKGRFSSLCLNEEILRQGLGRAVPVEGLSHKSRIYWKLHKGLLQAELKAVKRNRGIWKEATFLEKLREHVNNNKYIQKLKQFATWLRIRP; from the exons ATGGCGGGGCGGCGGGGCAGCGAGCCGGCGAATTACGTGGCGCGCCTCTCGGAATGGGCAGACGCGCACCTCAGCCTCCTCCGG ACGACCAAATTCACAAACGCTCTGGAAATACCAATTGAATTTATAGAGAAGAATGTTAAGCTACGGGGACGATTACACCAGATAACTGAGCAAGGATTAGAAATTGAACATGTTCCCATTATCCTTCCGATAATTTCATCGCTGCAGAGGAGAT GGCATACAGATGGTTTACTGCTGGTCAGGCTTGCTGGTGTGGAGCTAACGCCAGAGGGTGCCATGTGGTTAAAGAAAGAGTTAAAGCCCTCCCAGATGATGTGGTTCCAACTTCTCAGAAGACAGGAGGTCACACTTGATTGCCGTGTGGTGGTCAGTAAG GGCAGGTTTTCAAGCCTCTGTCTGAATGAAGAAATCCTGAGACAAGGGCTTGGCAGAGCCGTTCCGGTTGAAGGACTCTCGCACAAATCCCGAATATACTGGAAGCTTCACAAGGGGCTACTCCAAGCCGAGCTGAAGGCGGTGAAGAGGAATAGGGGGATCTGGAAAGAAGCAACGTTCTTAGAGAAACTTAGAGAGCacgtaaataataataaatacatccaGAAGCTAAAACAGTTTGCAACCTGGCTAAGAATCCGCCCCTGA
- the SLC33A1 gene encoding acetyl-coenzyme A transporter 1, whose protein sequence is MSPTISLKDSSRQRRPGSYHHPVEVMRSETPPLDLYEHGHAEPVGGDDREPLLQEPSSRPAGSPRGYRAELGSILLLLFLYVLQGIPLGLAGSIPLILQSKNVSYTDQAFFSFVFWPFSLKLLWAPMVDAVYFKRFGRRKSWLVPTQYVLGLFMMYLSRQVDSLLGEEEGKSPDVVALTVTFFLFEFLAATQDIAVDGWALTMLSRENVGYASTCNSVGQTAGYFLGNVLFLALESASFCNKYLRFEPQPRGIVTLSDFLFFWGAIFLITTTLVALLKKENTEVSPSREETKGITDTYKLLFSIVRMPAVFTFCVLILTAKIGFSAADAVTGLKLVEEGVPKEHLALLAVPMVPLQIVLPLIISKYTAGPQPLNTFYKAMPFRLLLGLEFALLVWWTPRVKYEGGFPIYYYLILLLSYALHQITLYSMYVAVMAFNAKVSDPLIGGTYMTLLNTVSNLGGNWPATVALWLVDPLTVKECVGAQGHDCGTAATAELCTKEGGSCVITLDGYYVESITCVVLGFAWWLFLGPKFKKLQDERPTSWKCRRTS, encoded by the exons ATGTCGCCCACTATCTCCCTCAAGGACAGTAGTCGGCAGCGCCGGCCTGGAAGCTACCACCATCCTGTGGAGGTGATGAGGAGCGAAACTCCGCCCCTGGACCTCTACGAGCATGGCCACGCTGAGCCAGTTGGTGGAGATGACAGAGAACCTCTGCTTCAGGAGCCGAGTTCAAGGCCCGCCGGGTCTCCCCGAGGCTATCGAGCGGAGCTGGGCAGCATCTTGCTTCTCCTTTTCCTCTATGTGCTGCAGGGTATTCCTCTGGGCCTTGCGGGCAGCATCCCCCTCATCTTACAAAGCAAGAACGTTAGCTACACCGACCAGGccttttttagttttgttttttggcCTTTCAGCCTTaaactgctttgggcccccatGGTGGATGCGGTGTACTTCAAGAGATTTGGTCGCCGCAAGTCTTGGCTTGTGCCCACTCAGTACGTCTTAGGCCTTTTCATGATGTACCTCTCCCGGCAGGTGGACTCTCTGCTCGGGGAGGAAGAAGGCAAAAGCCCAGATGTGGTGGCACTTACTGTGACTTTCTTCTTGTTTGAGTTCTTGGCAGCCACTCAAGATATAGCTGTGGATGGCTGGGCATTGACTATGTTGTCCAGGGAGAACGTGGGCTATGCTTCCACTTGTAACTCTGTGGGCCAGACAGCTGGTTACTTCCTGGGGAATGTCTTGTTCTTGGCCCTTGAATCTGCTTCCTTTTGTAACAAATATTTGCGTTTTGAGCCTCAACCACGTGGGATTGTTACACTTTCAG ATTTCCTATTTTTCTGGGGTGCTATTTTCTTAATAACCACCACCTTGGTTGCACTCCTGAAAAAAGAAAATACGGAAGTCAGCCCGTCAAGAGAAGAAACAAAAGGCATCACGGATACATACAAGCTGCTTTTCTCCATCGTCAGAATGCCAGCTGTCTTTACCTTCTGTGTCCTGATTTTAACAGCAAAA ATTGGCTTCTCAGCAGCTGATGCAGTTACAGGACTCAAGCTGGTAGAAGAAGGAGTCCCTAAAGAACACTTGGCTCTGCTCGCAGTTCCAATGGTGCCCCTGCAGATCGTATTGCCTCTGATCATCAGCAAGTACACAGCAGGCCCTCAGCCTCTGAACACATTTTACAAAGCCATGCCATTTAG gttACTACTTGGGTTGGAATTTGCCCTCTTGGTTTGGTGGACTCCCAGAGTAAAATATGAAGGAGGATTTCCTATCTATTATTATCTAATATTATTGCTGAGCTATGCTTTGCATCAG ATTACACTGTACAGCATGTATGTCGCTGTAATGGCTTTCAATGCCAAAGTGAGTGACCCGCTCATTGGTGGAACCTACATGACGCTTCTTAACACAGTGTCGAACCTGGGAGGAAACTGGCCTGCCACAGTAGCTCTTTGGCTTGTGGATCCACTGACAGTGAAGGAATGTGTTGGAGCTCAGGGCCATGACTGTGGGACTGCAGCCACTGCTGAA CTTTGCACAAAAGAAGGTGGCTCATGCGTAATTACCCTCGATGGTTATTACGTGGAGTCCATAACATGTGTTGTGTTAGGATTTGCTTGGTGGCTCTTTCTCGGACCGAAATTTAAAAAGCTGCAGGATGAGCGACCAACTTCATGGAAATGCAGGAGAACCAGCTAA
- the C8H3orf33 gene encoding protein C3orf33 homolog isoform X3 — protein MTTKFTNALEIPIEFIEKNVKLRGRLHQITEQGLEIEHVPIILPIISSLQRRWHTDGLLLVRLAGVELTPEGAMWLKKELKPSQMMWFQLLRRQEVTLDCRVVVSKGRFSSLCLNEEILRQGLGRAVPVEGLSHKSRIYWKLHKGLLQAELKAVKRNRGIWKEATFLEKLREHVNNNKYIQKLKQFATWLRIRP, from the exons atg ACGACCAAATTCACAAACGCTCTGGAAATACCAATTGAATTTATAGAGAAGAATGTTAAGCTACGGGGACGATTACACCAGATAACTGAGCAAGGATTAGAAATTGAACATGTTCCCATTATCCTTCCGATAATTTCATCGCTGCAGAGGAGAT GGCATACAGATGGTTTACTGCTGGTCAGGCTTGCTGGTGTGGAGCTAACGCCAGAGGGTGCCATGTGGTTAAAGAAAGAGTTAAAGCCCTCCCAGATGATGTGGTTCCAACTTCTCAGAAGACAGGAGGTCACACTTGATTGCCGTGTGGTGGTCAGTAAG GGCAGGTTTTCAAGCCTCTGTCTGAATGAAGAAATCCTGAGACAAGGGCTTGGCAGAGCCGTTCCGGTTGAAGGACTCTCGCACAAATCCCGAATATACTGGAAGCTTCACAAGGGGCTACTCCAAGCCGAGCTGAAGGCGGTGAAGAGGAATAGGGGGATCTGGAAAGAAGCAACGTTCTTAGAGAAACTTAGAGAGCacgtaaataataataaatacatccaGAAGCTAAAACAGTTTGCAACCTGGCTAAGAATCCGCCCCTGA